From one Fusobacterium simiae genomic stretch:
- a CDS encoding RNA ligase, with protein sequence MRTLLLLRGTQASGKSTWVAENNLEPYTLNADKIRLNIANPVLFENGSFEISQKYNKLTWELLYQYLETRMQNGDFTIVDATHSDIKLMNRYKDLANIYKYTIYYLEFDTPLEECLKRNKERVGYKYVPEKVIEKTWEAIKNKEKLPNIFKKINSLDEIVNFYTADVNEYRKVIIIGDIHSCAEPLKEVLKGYSEENLYVFVGDYFDRGIQAVETFKIILDLLEKPNVILIEGNHENNSVKKFIYDEEKYTKSFEETTLQPLLKEFEIDYVKSSLKKIYKKLRQCYTFEFRGKKFLCTHGGLPLVPKLALVSAREMIKGVGRYETEIGEIYSKNYKKGLCQDFIQVHGHREVNNGEYSYCLEGRVEFGGELKVLTIHNDGNIEKHGIKNDVYNRGLSIPTTNSHEKIEKFQTQNDLINEMINYSFITVKECDYNLISLNFNREAFNRKKWNSLTIKARGLFVDKNSGEVKIRSYNKFFNYGERNINLGYLKKYATYPIKVFKKYNGFLGLASIIDGNIVLATKSTTNGTYKDIFQSIWDKVEDNVKKLLKQTMIENNCTAVFEVVSPEYDPHIIKYDKEHLYLLDFIENKLDLDTHNINLEFSEKLMKKVEFSSDILTKKELIIELRNFEELANFLEEKSQSLEQIEGYVFCDNSGLMFKFKLPYYVLWKERRTWLERYRSALLKGKEIKISEIEKDENRHFKKFLLKLGKDKLQGLSIIDVREMYEKEN encoded by the coding sequence ATGAGAACATTATTGTTATTAAGAGGAACTCAAGCTAGTGGAAAATCTACTTGGGTTGCAGAAAATAATTTAGAACCATATACATTAAATGCAGATAAAATAAGATTAAATATAGCAAACCCTGTTTTGTTTGAAAATGGTTCTTTTGAAATTAGTCAAAAATACAATAAATTAACTTGGGAATTATTATATCAGTATTTAGAAACGAGAATGCAAAATGGTGATTTTACAATAGTAGATGCAACTCATTCAGATATTAAACTTATGAATAGATATAAAGATTTAGCAAATATATATAAATATACTATCTATTATTTAGAATTTGATACTCCATTGGAAGAATGTTTAAAAAGAAATAAAGAAAGAGTAGGTTATAAATATGTTCCTGAAAAAGTTATAGAGAAAACTTGGGAAGCTATAAAAAATAAAGAAAAATTACCTAATATTTTTAAAAAAATTAATTCATTAGATGAGATAGTAAATTTCTATACTGCTGATGTAAATGAATATAGGAAAGTTATTATTATAGGGGATATACATTCTTGTGCAGAACCTTTAAAGGAAGTTTTAAAAGGTTATAGTGAAGAAAATCTTTATGTTTTTGTTGGAGATTATTTTGATAGAGGAATACAAGCAGTTGAAACTTTTAAAATAATATTAGATTTATTAGAAAAACCTAATGTTATTTTAATAGAAGGAAATCATGAAAATAATAGTGTAAAGAAGTTTATTTATGATGAAGAAAAATATACAAAATCTTTTGAAGAAACAACTTTGCAACCTCTTTTAAAAGAATTTGAAATAGATTATGTTAAATCTAGTTTGAAAAAAATATATAAAAAACTTAGACAATGTTATACTTTTGAATTTAGAGGAAAAAAATTCTTATGTACACATGGAGGTTTACCACTTGTTCCAAAGTTAGCCTTAGTTTCAGCAAGAGAAATGATAAAAGGTGTTGGAAGATATGAAACTGAAATAGGAGAAATTTACTCTAAAAATTATAAAAAAGGTTTATGCCAAGACTTTATCCAAGTTCACGGACATAGAGAAGTTAATAATGGAGAATATTCATACTGTCTTGAAGGTAGAGTTGAATTTGGTGGAGAATTAAAAGTTTTAACTATCCATAATGATGGAAATATAGAAAAACATGGAATTAAAAATGATGTATACAACAGAGGTTTGAGTATACCTACAACAAATTCTCATGAGAAAATAGAAAAATTTCAGACTCAAAATGATTTAATCAATGAAATGATAAATTATTCTTTTATCACAGTTAAAGAATGTGATTATAATCTAATTTCATTAAATTTCAATAGAGAAGCATTCAATAGAAAGAAATGGAACTCTTTAACAATAAAAGCAAGAGGTTTATTTGTTGATAAAAATAGTGGAGAAGTTAAAATCAGAAGCTATAATAAGTTCTTTAATTATGGAGAAAGAAATATAAATTTAGGATATTTAAAAAAATATGCAACTTACCCAATTAAAGTATTTAAAAAATATAATGGTTTCTTAGGTTTAGCTTCTATTATAGATGGAAATATAGTTCTTGCAACAAAATCAACTACAAATGGAACATATAAAGATATTTTTCAATCTATTTGGGATAAGGTAGAAGATAATGTAAAAAAGTTATTAAAACAAACTATGATAGAAAATAATTGTACAGCAGTTTTTGAAGTGGTTTCTCCTGAATATGATCCTCATATAATAAAATATGATAAAGAACATTTGTATTTATTAGATTTCATTGAAAATAAATTAGATTTAGATACTCATAATATTAATTTGGAATTTTCTGAAAAATTAATGAAAAAAGTTGAATTTTCTTCTGATATACTTACTAAAAAAGAATTAATAATAGAATTAAGAAATTTTGAAGAGTTAGCAAATTTCTTAGAAGAAAAAAGCCAAAGTTTAGAACAAATAGAAGGTTATGTATTTTGTGATAATTCTGGATTAATGTTTAAGTTTAAGCTACCTTATTATGTCTTATGGAAAGAAAGAAGAACTTGGCTTGAAAGATATCGTTCAGCACTACTAAAAGGTAAAGAAATTAAAATATCAGAAATAGAAAAAGATGAGAATAGACATTTCAAAAAATTTCTTTTGAAATTAGGAAAAGATAAATTACAAGGATTAAGCATAATAGATGTAAGGGAAATGTATGAAAAAGAAAATTAA
- a CDS encoding adenylosuccinate synthase, whose protein sequence is MAGYVVVGTQWGDEGKGKIIDVLSEKADYVVRFQGGNNAGHTVVLNGEKFILQLLPSGVLQAGTCVIGPGVVVDPKAFLDEIDRIEKRGAKTDHVIISDRAHVVMPYHIEMDKIRESVEDRIKIGTTKKGIGPCYADKISRDGIRMADLLDMKQFEEKLRYNLKEKNEIFTKIYGVEPLDFDKIFEEYKGYAEKIKHRIVDTIPIVNKALNENKLVLFEGAQAMMLDINYGTYPYVTSSSPTLGGVTTGAGISPRKIDKGIGVMKAYTTRVGEGPFVTEIKGEFGDKIRGIGGEYGAVTGRPRRCGWLDLVVGRYATEINGLTDIVITKIDVLSGLGKLKICTAYEIDGKIYEYVPADTKSLDRAIPIYEELDGWDEDITQIKKYEDLPENCRKYLERVQEILGCPISVVSVGPDRSQNIHIREI, encoded by the coding sequence AACAATGCAGGACATACAGTTGTTTTGAATGGAGAAAAATTCATATTACAACTTTTGCCGTCTGGTGTTCTTCAAGCTGGTACCTGTGTAATAGGACCAGGCGTTGTTGTTGATCCCAAAGCCTTTTTAGATGAAATAGATAGAATAGAAAAAAGAGGAGCTAAGACAGATCATGTAATTATAAGTGATAGAGCACATGTAGTTATGCCTTATCATATAGAAATGGATAAAATCAGAGAAAGTGTTGAAGATAGAATAAAGATAGGTACAACTAAAAAAGGAATAGGACCTTGTTATGCTGATAAAATTTCAAGAGATGGTATAAGAATGGCTGATTTACTTGATATGAAACAATTTGAAGAAAAGTTGAGATATAATTTAAAAGAAAAAAATGAAATATTTACAAAAATTTATGGTGTAGAACCACTTGACTTTGATAAAATTTTTGAAGAATATAAAGGGTATGCTGAAAAAATAAAACACAGAATAGTTGACACTATCCCAATAGTAAATAAAGCATTAAACGAAAATAAACTTGTGTTATTTGAAGGTGCACAAGCTATGATGCTTGACATTAACTATGGAACATACCCTTATGTTACTTCATCATCTCCTACACTTGGAGGAGTTACAACAGGAGCAGGAATTTCTCCTAGAAAGATTGATAAAGGAATAGGTGTAATGAAAGCCTATACAACAAGAGTTGGAGAAGGTCCATTTGTAACTGAAATTAAAGGAGAATTTGGAGATAAAATCAGAGGAATTGGTGGAGAATACGGAGCTGTTACTGGTAGACCAAGAAGATGTGGTTGGCTTGATTTGGTTGTAGGAAGATATGCAACTGAAATAAATGGCTTAACTGATATAGTTATAACTAAAATAGATGTTTTGAGTGGATTAGGGAAATTAAAAATTTGTACTGCTTATGAAATAGATGGAAAAATTTATGAGTATGTTCCAGCTGATACAAAATCTTTGGATAGAGCTATACCTATATATGAAGAGCTTGACGGTTGGGACGAAGATATAACTCAAATCAAAAAATATGAAGATTTACCAGAAAATTGTAGAAAATATTTGGAAAGAGTACAAGAGATTTTAGGTTGCCCTATATCTGTTGTTTCAGTTGGTCCAGATAGAAGCCAAAATATACATATAAGAGAAATATAA